In Oncorhynchus clarkii lewisi isolate Uvic-CL-2024 chromosome 2, UVic_Ocla_1.0, whole genome shotgun sequence, one DNA window encodes the following:
- the LOC139422413 gene encoding zinc finger protein 574-like — MDDQQEDPEGMYDVQHQYMCSECHQLFNTLEEVLMHQQIHTGQEGEEGEAMAIQGISEYGDSQYQCLECGALLRNPDELLLHQELHMREAGLETEDHELCEVLETDEAGTEGQVSGPVQYQCLDCLALFDSPEVWLAHRQTHSKSSTHSATETEYVLQPDGTVTPLVSVQNFVLSEQQAGEILAQVLAQQQHQSAPQPSTPSRATFPPPVSPLPGSATMRLQICSAQALADGSSTPGLRRAKLLPPLLTPLGVGSVGKLGVPENGLQRLEVALSAVREEKEQQGEVVIFHPYECSECALLFQTPEDFLQHQGEHFLAQEKESGEDGVMMGYEEDRGREEEREEENGGRVAEERGKGTGRRALAKRSRNTPLCLHCSQCQRTFTSANRLAAHRRVHEHGTYECRECDKVFKKAMSLQTHMRSHSGEARYLCVDCGHGFNTEMTLIIHRKSHTAEPLHRCEHCAKTFTNMTKFLYHRRTHTTKAATTTPTPVVLVPAAPRRMSLSALSILQRARALRERGEGSPMEGDEENLMAPLTEAEMEIGESGEDTASSSLSRAEGGKENGVDVEGTPGGSGESQPGEHTADPGSSTDPNPSGPAGPRGAFPCSSCPKAFPSLLRLVKHRHTAHVSERHFKCSVCTKTFKKQMHLRNHLRTHTGERPFQCSDCGKTFSSLANLSRHNLTHSGVRPYRCDICHRTFTQSSNLRQHRLLHANLPPWPCPDCPATFVRPAKLAAHRYTVHPGAPAPFSCPQCQAGFLHRRKRDHHCQEVHPTEAQADREGGLESQPQVYPDGEPLSESSTSEDTGITSIMRGGLDCTVCGKKLNSAANWRLHQLSHGLVPGRSCGGAVARGKSHQCLTCGKLFVSSSGVTLHQRIHTGERPFPCNLCGKRFRQNTHLREHLRTHTGERPFRCEICDKGFVQSMHLAEHRRTHTGERPHACLVCGKAFKSFSNLRNHRKTHARQQRQEEAAAAQVAMETSAAVALVEASQVELANGQPQLFHIQTSTLQQTQGTPTIMCNEFGETIAIIETSEGGTLPLAEAIEIYHTALENSLGMDSISVDSLQLI; from the exons ATGGATGACCAGCAGGAGGACCCAGAGGGCATGTACGACGTGCAGCACCAGTACATGTGCAGCGAGTGCCACCAGCTCTTCAACACCCTAGAAGAAGTGCTGATGCACCAGCAGATCCACACAGggcaggagggagaagagggggaggccATGGCCATCCAGGGCATCTCAGAGTACGGGGACAGCCAGTATCAGTGCCTGGAGTGTGGTGCCCTCCTCAGGAACCCAGATGAACTACTACTGCACCAGGAGCTGCAcatgagagaggcagggttggagACAGAGGACcatg AACTGTGTGAGGTGTTGGAGACAGATGAGGCAGGGACAGAGGGCCAGGTGTCGGGGCCTGTCCAGTACCAGTGTCTAGACTGCCTGGCCCTGTTTGACTCTCCAGAGGTGTGGCTGGCCCACAGACAGACCCACAGCAAGAGCAGCACACACAGTGCCACAGAGACT gAGTATGTGTTGCAGCCCGATGGTACTGTGACACCCTTGGTCAGTGTTCAGAACTTTGTCTTGAGTGAACAACAAGCCGGGGAGATCTTAGCACAG GTCCTGGCCCAACAACAACATCAGTCTGCCCCCCAGCCCTCGACCCCCTCCCGGGCCACCTTCCCACCCCCCGTCTCCCCCCTTCCCGGCTCGGCCACCATGCGTCTCCAGATCTGCAGTGCCCAGGCCCTGGCCGATGGATCCAGTACCCCTGGCCTACGGCGCGCCAAGCTGCTGCCCCCTCTGCTCACTCCTCTAGGGGTGGGCTCGGTAGGAAAGCTAGGGGTTCCAGAGAACGGCCTCCAGAGACTGGAGGTGGCGCTGTCTGCTGTCCGGGAGGAGAAAGAGCAGCAGGGGGAGGTGGTGATCTTCCACCCCTATGAGTGCTCCGAGTGTGCCCTCCTCTTCCAGACCCCAGAGGACTTCCTGCAACACCAGGGGGAGCACTTCCTGGCCCAGGAGAAGGAGAGCGGTGAGGACGGGGTGATGATGGGATacgaggaggacagagggagggaggaggagagagaggaggagaatggggggagggtggcagaggagagggggaagggaacgGGGAGACGCGCCCTGGCTAAAAGATCTAGAAACACACCCCTATGCCTGCACTGCAGCCAATGCCAGCGTACCTTCACGTCAGCCAATCGGCTGGCGGCACACAGGCGCGTGCACGAGCATGGCACATACGAGTGCCGGGAGTGCGACAAGGTGTTTAAGAAGGCGATGTCACTGCAGACACACATGCGCTCTCACTCCGGGGAGGCTCGGtatctgtgtgtggactgtggtCACGGCTTCAACACAGAGATGACCCTCATCATACACAG GAAGTCTCACACAGCAGAGCCGCTCCACAGGTGTGAGCACTGTGCCAAGACCTTCACCAATATGACCAAGTTCCTGTACCACCGTAGAACACACACCACCAAAGCAGCCACCACTACACCTACCCCCGTCGTCCTG GTCCCAGCGGCCCCCAGGAGGATGTCCCTGTCAGCCCTGTCCATCCTTCAGAGAGCCCGGGCcctgagggagaggggtgagggcaGCCCCATGGAGGGGGACGAGGAGAACCTGATGGCCCCCCTTACTGAGGCTGAGATGGAGATAGGCGAGTCGGGGGAGGACACTGCCTCCAGCTCCCTGAGCAGggcagagggaggaaaggagaacgGGGTGGATGTGGAGGGGACACCAGGGGGCAGTGGAGAGTCCCAACCGGGAGAACATACTGCTGATCCTGGTTCCTCTACTGACCCTAACCCCTCTGGTCCAGCTGGCCCCCGGGGAGCGTTCCCCTGCTCCTCCTGCCCTAAAGCTTTCCCCTCCCTGCTCCGCCTGGTCAAACACCGCCATACGGCCCACGTCTCCGAGCGACACTTCAAGTGCTCCGTGTGCACCAAGACCTTCAAGAAGCAGATGCACCTACGCAACCACCTGCGTACACACACCGGCGAGCGGCCCTTCCAGTGCTCAGACTGCGGAAAAACCTTCTCGTCCCTGGCCAACCTGTCTCGCCACAACCTCACCCACTCTGGCGTGCGCCCCTACCGCTGCGACATCTGCCACCGGACATTCACCCAGTCATCCAACCTCCGGCAGCACCGCCTACTCCATGCCAACCTCCCTCCCTGGCCCTGCCCGGACTGCCCCGCCACCTTCGTACGGCCGGCCAAGCTAGCCGCCCACCGCTACACTGTTCACCCGGGGGCCCCGGCCCCGTTCTCCTGCCCCCAATGCCAGGCTGGCTTCCTgcacaggaggaagagagaccACCACTGTCAGGAGGTCCACCCAACTGAGGcccaggcagacagagagggtgggttaGAGAGCCAGCCCCAAGTGTACCCTGACGGGGAGCCCCTCTCAGAGAGCTCCACCTCAGAAGACACCGGGATCACCAGCATCATGAGAGGGGGCCTGGACTGCACTGTGTGTGGGAAGAAGCTCAACTCTGCAGCCAACTGGCGTCTGCATCAGCTGAGCCACGGCCTGGTTCCTGGTCGGTCCTGTGGTGGTGCAGTGGCCAGGGGTAAATCCCACCAGTGCCTAACCTGCGGTAAGCTGTTTGTCTCCTCCTCTGGCGTGACCTTGCATCAGCGCATCCACACAGGAGAGCGCCCCTTCCCCTGCAACCTGTGTGGCAAGCGCTTCCGGCAGAACACGCACCTGCGAGAGcacctgcgcacacacacaggggagcGACCGTTCCGCTGCGAAATATGTGACAAGGGCTTTGTCCAGAGCATGCACCTGGCGGAGCACCGGCGGACGCACACAGGGGAGCGCCCCCACGCCTGTCTGGTGTGCGGCAAGGCCTTCAAGTCCTTCTCCAACCTGCGGAACCACAGGAAGACCCACGCACGCCAGCAGAGGCAGGAGGAGGCGGCCGCAGCACAGGTTGCCATGGAGACCAGCGCCGCCGTGGCGCTAGTGGAGGCATCCCAGGTTGAACTGGCCAATGGGCAGCCTCAGCTGTTCCACATACAGACGTCGACCCTACAGCag ACCCAGGGTACTCCCACCATCATGTGTAATGAGTTTGGGGAGACCATCGCCATCATAGAGACCAGTGAGGGAGGAACCCTACCCCTGGCTGAGGCTATAGAGATCTACCACACAGCCCTGGAGAACAGTCTGGGGATGGACTCCATCTCTGTAGACAGTCTACAGCTCATCTAA